Genomic segment of Streptomyces roseifaciens:
GTCCGTGGTCAGACCCCCCAACTGGACACTTTTATGCGGGAGTTCGTGGGTATTGACAGCCAACTCACCCTGGATGATAGTCGGGTACCAGCGAACAAGCGAGCGACTGGGTGAGCCTTGCGATCTGGTGCAAGGGCGAGATGAGAAATTCTCCGCAGGTACCCTCCCTCAGCCTCCGCTGGGGGTGCTCCCGCACGACGTCCCTTTCCGGTCCCTCATGCAGTCGACGCAGCCGGAGCAGCCGAAAAACAAGGGAATCGCTCAATGACCATAGATTTCGTGCCCACGGTGACCGCGGGCGCCATCACCAGGGAAGCCGTCCAGCAGCTCCTCGAGGAGTACCGGTCGGCATATGACCGCAGCGACCAGGGGTACTTCGACCTGTTCGCCCCCGACGCCACCTTCTTCATTCTGTCGTCGCCCACCCGCATCGACAGCCGTGAGGAATTCCAGCGGGTGTTCACCCTCGCCGCCGGCACGGCCCGGCGCAGCCAGCTGCTCTCGCCCGAGATCAGGATCCTCGGCGACACGGCCCTCGTCAGCCTGCACTGCCGGGTGGCCCTCGGCGAGGAACAGCAGTACCTGCGCGAGACCCTCGTGGTGACCCGCGGGGCGCGCGGCGACCTGCGCATCGCCCACCTGCACGTCTCGCCCCAGGACATGCCGTCCGTACCCGACTCGCCCGAGCGCGCCGTCGAGGAGATCTCCGTCATCGAAGAGCGCACGGCCACCACGGCCAGCACCGTCGGTACCCCCAAGTAGCAGCGGGGAACCGGAGCACCCGACGACCGCCGGGGCTCTCGTGCTCACCGGCGAGGGCCCCGGCGGTTCACGTCCGTCCCGCACGCGTCCCGCGCGCGAGGGAGACGGACGACGACGGAGACGATGGAGGGGTACGTTGCTGCAGCACGTGTCGTCCTGCACGCCCGAATACGCCCGGCGGCTGCCGCCGAGGACACGGCCGGTCATCCGGTACCGCCGGGAGGACTTCGGCTGGCTGGCCGCATTCCCGGACGGTTCGGTGGCCATGTACGACGAGGGCGCCGAAGCCCTGCTGCGCGCGGGCGAACCACCCGAACGATGCACGGCCCACCTCGTCGAAAGACTCTCCGTGGAGACGGATTTCCATTTCCGTGCGCCCGCCATGGTGTGGCTGGAGATCACCCGCTCCTGCAATCTGCG
This window contains:
- a CDS encoding YybH family protein, translating into MTIDFVPTVTAGAITREAVQQLLEEYRSAYDRSDQGYFDLFAPDATFFILSSPTRIDSREEFQRVFTLAAGTARRSQLLSPEIRILGDTALVSLHCRVALGEEQQYLRETLVVTRGARGDLRIAHLHVSPQDMPSVPDSPERAVEEISVIEERTATTASTVGTPK